A region from the Leptospira venezuelensis genome encodes:
- a CDS encoding MBL fold metallo-hydrolase: MNSDTRDGDSEIAYLFYLIKLEKRYILIDTGSSSISTPEITIHNWISSDKILGSAGIKSGMIGEIILTHFHSDHSGGIGLFPNAKIYVTPEDWDSLKKTKRSVRSNFFAKERSGKIQLINSSLEVFKNFRILLTRGHTQGSVAVEWLKSPGKRFLITGDECYWIEFCKQGQGLSLEGAFSLSNNKEFLDYVSVLSLSGTKILTMHDPAVMSLGEEVFPRVYKLD; encoded by the coding sequence ATGAACTCCGATACACGGGATGGTGATTCTGAAATCGCATATTTATTCTATCTAATCAAATTAGAAAAACGTTATATCTTGATCGATACAGGATCTTCTTCCATATCAACTCCTGAGATTACTATCCATAATTGGATCTCTTCGGATAAAATTTTAGGGTCTGCAGGGATTAAATCTGGAATGATTGGAGAAATTATTCTCACTCATTTCCATTCAGATCATTCTGGAGGAATTGGTCTTTTCCCAAATGCAAAGATTTATGTTACTCCGGAAGATTGGGATTCATTAAAAAAAACAAAGCGATCTGTAAGATCAAATTTTTTCGCTAAGGAAAGATCCGGAAAAATCCAACTTATAAATTCCAGTCTGGAAGTTTTTAAGAATTTCAGGATCTTACTAACCAGAGGACATACTCAAGGATCTGTCGCGGTAGAATGGTTAAAATCTCCAGGTAAAAGATTTCTGATCACTGGAGATGAATGTTATTGGATAGAATTTTGTAAACAAGGACAGGGTCTTTCTTTGGAGGGGGCCTTCTCTCTTTCCAATAATAAAGAATTTTTAGATTATGTTTCCGTTCTATCTTTGAGTGGGACTAAAATTTTAACAATGCATGACCCTGCTGTTATGTCTTTAGGTGAAGAGGTCTTTCCGAGGGTTTATAAGCTAGATTAA
- a CDS encoding adenylate/guanylate cyclase domain-containing protein translates to MHTIDSVDYDDMLDPNTLDLQTYLEKYPWDEKWASLAEPIEKLWKFDLEVSPEEVWPWLIDTSSFNKRIDIPEMKFQEINGRLFGKSKNAGIPAEWEEVPWEWEYCKQLNNARIYSKGFAHYVRVRYLVYPLGQDSTRLFVYFGWIPKGWLGKTLLKFGMIQLEKAYAKGLKGVVEDVIKTRSYRWLGPSALSIIKESKSEKNPVFPARMQQIRVGYIREGQPREIVDKVLNYILDADESDLYRIRIKALSKAWKIPEKELLLVFLHGCRLGLFTMSWDVVCPHCRGVRTEAQHLGDLPTRDTCEVCEIQFEANQLNSIEITFHVHPSIREVQKRMFCAAEPATKSHIRFQKYLESGETYNSKLLLSPGIYRLRVNGEKNYSLLEVKEEVPNETLVWKTDETQEQIEIAHHPKLILENLSSSRKGFVIEERKEDQDCLRPTDLFNFQDFRDLFSQEALSTDLQLDIGMQTILFTDIVGSTKFYYNKGDSGAFSEVRYHFVEVYKVVREFQGAVVKTIGDAVMAAFPSPSAAVEASVRLQEFFSEENTETPIRIRISLHTGPCLAVNLNSNIDYFGNTVNFAAKLQAIADGGEVVFSETVFREKQLRQLMTEKGWKVKRVKFHQSWINEETQAYKLVFNGLTSPEEDK, encoded by the coding sequence ATGCATACGATCGATTCCGTCGACTATGATGATATGTTGGATCCAAATACCTTGGACCTTCAGACTTACTTGGAAAAATATCCTTGGGACGAAAAATGGGCCTCATTAGCTGAGCCCATTGAAAAGTTATGGAAATTCGATCTGGAAGTTTCTCCCGAAGAAGTATGGCCCTGGCTGATCGACACTTCTTCTTTTAATAAAAGAATAGATATCCCTGAAATGAAATTTCAGGAGATCAACGGTCGCCTCTTCGGTAAGTCCAAAAACGCAGGGATTCCTGCCGAATGGGAAGAAGTTCCCTGGGAATGGGAATATTGTAAACAACTCAATAATGCACGTATCTATTCCAAAGGCTTCGCTCATTATGTTCGAGTAAGATATCTTGTTTATCCATTAGGCCAAGATTCTACCAGACTATTCGTATACTTTGGTTGGATCCCTAAAGGTTGGCTCGGAAAAACTCTTTTAAAGTTCGGAATGATCCAACTTGAAAAGGCATACGCTAAAGGACTGAAAGGTGTAGTAGAAGACGTAATCAAAACGAGATCATATAGATGGTTAGGGCCGAGCGCATTAAGCATAATCAAAGAATCTAAATCAGAAAAAAATCCTGTATTTCCTGCGAGAATGCAACAGATACGAGTTGGGTATATTAGAGAAGGACAGCCCAGAGAAATAGTAGATAAAGTTTTAAACTATATTCTGGATGCAGATGAATCCGATCTTTATCGGATAAGAATTAAAGCATTATCCAAGGCATGGAAGATACCTGAAAAAGAGTTACTACTCGTATTCTTACATGGATGTAGATTGGGATTATTCACTATGAGTTGGGACGTGGTATGCCCACATTGTAGGGGAGTGAGAACTGAAGCTCAACATTTAGGAGATCTTCCTACAAGAGATACTTGCGAAGTTTGCGAGATACAATTCGAAGCGAATCAATTGAATTCAATCGAGATCACTTTTCATGTGCATCCTTCTATTCGAGAAGTACAAAAAAGAATGTTCTGTGCGGCAGAACCAGCGACTAAAAGTCATATTCGATTCCAAAAATATTTGGAATCAGGAGAAACATATAATTCCAAACTTCTACTTTCTCCTGGAATTTATAGACTCAGAGTAAACGGAGAAAAAAATTATTCTCTATTAGAGGTCAAAGAAGAAGTCCCAAATGAAACCTTAGTTTGGAAAACGGATGAGACTCAGGAACAGATAGAGATTGCGCATCATCCTAAATTAATTTTAGAAAATCTTTCTTCTTCGCGAAAAGGTTTTGTGATCGAAGAAAGAAAAGAAGACCAAGATTGCCTCAGGCCTACCGACTTATTTAACTTCCAAGACTTTAGAGATCTATTCTCTCAAGAGGCTCTTTCTACCGATCTGCAATTAGATATTGGAATGCAGACTATCCTGTTCACGGATATTGTAGGCTCTACAAAATTCTATTATAATAAGGGAGATTCCGGTGCATTCTCCGAAGTCAGATATCATTTTGTCGAAGTTTATAAAGTAGTAAGAGAATTCCAAGGTGCAGTTGTAAAAACAATAGGAGACGCAGTGATGGCCGCCTTCCCTTCCCCTAGCGCTGCTGTTGAGGCTTCTGTAAGACTACAAGAATTTTTCTCCGAGGAAAATACTGAGACTCCGATTCGAATCCGTATAAGTTTACATACGGGACCTTGTTTGGCAGTGAACCTAAATAGTAATATAGATTATTTCGGAAACACAGTAAACTTTGCTGCAAAGTTACAAGCAATCGCCGATGGAGGAGAAGTTGTTTTCTCAGAAACAGTCTTTAGAGAAAAACAGCTCCGCCAATTGATGACCGAAAAAGGTTGGAAGGTAAAAAGAGTGAAATTTCACCAAAGCTGGATCAACGAAGAAACCCAAGCTTACAAGTTGGTGTTCAACGGTTTAACTTCTCCAGAAGAAGATAAGTAA
- a CDS encoding alpha/beta hydrolase: protein MKRILLWSILTILLLILIFMSFGIWSASNQLLFPVWRDNKDFSTCNPETEKHWGPSCGNLRNSNKFQFEELKIPSTNGFDLPTWKIGTFGNGKGKPQGAIFLVHGGGSDRREMTKHIYFFLKRGLDVYSFDFGCHGEATCIIPGLTYGYRESKDVLSVYHYLSERYDRIYTLGSSVGASSILIALPEMPKLSAVIVENPMYNFERLILEFPGTAKDIPAFFSYLLIKLTQWRGKFETSPSPASSLANAKSVPILFIHSKEDRIVPFQQSQELANIYKGPKELWFLEKGEHGGAREINPQEYERRLSAFLNGLKD, encoded by the coding sequence ATGAAACGTATCTTATTATGGTCTATACTGACCATTCTTCTTCTCATTCTAATCTTTATGAGCTTCGGGATTTGGTCCGCGAGCAATCAGTTATTATTTCCTGTTTGGAGAGACAACAAGGACTTCTCCACATGTAACCCTGAAACAGAAAAACATTGGGGACCATCTTGCGGAAATTTAAGAAATTCAAATAAATTTCAATTCGAAGAACTAAAAATACCATCTACAAATGGATTCGATCTTCCTACTTGGAAAATCGGTACTTTCGGAAATGGAAAAGGAAAACCGCAAGGTGCGATCTTTTTAGTTCACGGAGGAGGGAGCGACAGAAGAGAAATGACAAAACATATCTACTTCTTTTTGAAAAGAGGCCTGGATGTTTATAGTTTTGATTTCGGTTGTCACGGAGAAGCTACCTGCATAATCCCAGGACTCACATATGGTTATAGAGAGTCCAAAGATGTACTGTCAGTGTACCATTACCTTTCAGAAAGATACGATCGGATTTATACTTTAGGAAGTTCCGTGGGGGCTTCTTCCATTCTAATCGCTTTACCTGAGATGCCTAAACTTTCTGCCGTGATCGTAGAAAATCCAATGTATAATTTTGAAAGATTGATCTTAGAATTTCCAGGCACAGCAAAAGACATTCCAGCATTCTTTTCTTATCTTTTAATCAAGCTCACTCAATGGAGAGGAAAGTTTGAAACTTCTCCAAGTCCAGCGAGTTCTTTGGCAAACGCAAAGTCCGTACCGATCTTATTCATTCATAGCAAAGAAGATAGGATTGTTCCATTTCAACAAAGCCAGGAATTAGCAAATATTTATAAAGGTCCTAAAGAACTTTGGTTTTTAGAAAAAGGAGAACATGGTGGGGCTCGAGAGATAAATCCTCAGGAGTATGAGAGAAGGCTAAGCGCCTTTTTGAACGGTCTGAAAGATTAA
- a CDS encoding transmembrane 220 family protein, with the protein MIFKIVSLLLAAYFIFAGAVQYNDPDPLHWMLLYFTSSLACILAAFDKDKLPLLYAIIGMALIEIAATADGFLDWVRTGNENLITAKMTDEKPYIELGREFLGALISIVVITWLWYRKRSKNSK; encoded by the coding sequence ATGATTTTTAAAATAGTTTCTCTTCTTTTAGCTGCTTATTTCATTTTCGCTGGTGCAGTTCAGTATAACGATCCTGATCCGTTGCATTGGATGCTTCTATATTTTACTTCTTCATTAGCATGTATACTTGCAGCGTTTGATAAAGATAAACTTCCTTTATTATATGCAATCATCGGTATGGCTTTAATTGAAATTGCGGCTACTGCCGACGGATTCTTAGATTGGGTCCGAACAGGGAATGAAAATTTAATCACTGCAAAGATGACTGACGAAAAGCCTTATATTGAATTAGGAAGAGAGTTTTTAGGAGCTTTAATCAGTATCGTAGTCATTACCTGGCTTTGGTACAGAAAACGTTCTAAAAATTCTAAATAG
- a CDS encoding patatin-like phospholipase family protein — protein sequence MSVLPKFTKKKKGKALIIEGGGMRGSFAGGVLSSMAPTYPPSKFDLIVAVSSGSCSSAYYVTEPNPSSEEIERALDIWRKELAGNQLISFWNLLRGKRILDQDYLIDHIFQEKVPIKVEVLKQKKTVPFYIVVSNFRTLQPEYIRATSQNLFPLLRAATSLPIATKGYGFLENSKYTDGGVLDPIPVEAVLSAGYKDITVILTKPMDFRLTPTSPLLGSLAFPKFPEMGKAFIEQRYNRYNRAMEILNNPPKGIHFEIIAPEKTLPAGRMTTNANLLTENVQLGIELGRKVFSK from the coding sequence ATGTCAGTCCTACCCAAATTTACCAAAAAGAAAAAAGGAAAGGCTCTAATAATAGAAGGTGGAGGAATGCGAGGTTCCTTTGCAGGTGGAGTCTTGTCTTCGATGGCCCCAACTTATCCTCCTAGCAAATTTGATCTGATTGTTGCAGTCTCTTCCGGTTCTTGCTCTTCCGCTTATTATGTTACTGAACCGAATCCTTCTTCTGAAGAAATAGAAAGGGCCTTAGATATTTGGAGAAAAGAATTAGCAGGAAATCAGCTTATTTCCTTTTGGAATCTTCTCAGAGGCAAAAGAATCTTAGACCAAGATTATCTAATAGATCATATTTTCCAAGAGAAGGTCCCGATTAAAGTAGAAGTACTGAAACAAAAGAAGACTGTACCTTTTTATATAGTAGTCAGCAATTTCAGAACCTTGCAGCCAGAATACATTAGGGCCACTTCTCAAAATCTTTTCCCACTACTGAGAGCAGCTACTTCTTTACCAATCGCGACTAAAGGATATGGCTTTTTAGAAAACTCAAAGTATACGGACGGAGGAGTTTTAGATCCTATCCCAGTCGAAGCTGTATTATCCGCAGGCTATAAAGATATTACTGTTATTCTTACTAAACCTATGGATTTCCGATTAACTCCGACAAGTCCTTTGCTAGGAAGTCTGGCATTCCCTAAATTTCCGGAAATGGGAAAAGCATTTATAGAACAAAGATATAATCGTTATAATCGAGCTATGGAAATACTGAATAATCCGCCTAAAGGAATCCACTTCGAAATTATAGCTCCTGAAAAAACACTTCCGGCCGGAAGAATGACCACAAATGCAAACCTCCTAACTGAAAATGTTCAGTTAGGGATAGAACTTGGGAGAAAGGTTTTTTCTAAGTAA